One Ascaphus truei isolate aAscTru1 chromosome 9, aAscTru1.hap1, whole genome shotgun sequence genomic region harbors:
- the MBIP gene encoding MAP3K12-binding inhibitory protein 1 — MAASAERETMAVNGALFPAEGCKEAVRGILRALQRCAGQPLLDNLQFLANGKSERNAELEATGGGHLIEGAIVPEGLADIGNVMSITSPNDSVDSGFDELAVVQIKAKKSEIDRRILAFIERKQAEINENNVREFCNVIDCNQENSCARSDAVFTPYPGFKSHIKVSRVVNTYGPQTRNEGSSSRVNPLPHDSGNQAVEERLKNMESHLRLQTGPVPKDIYQRIKKLEDKILELEGISPEYFQSANVSRKRKKPQKSQNYSLAELDQKIHALRQSLLRKTSSGMTSEANEMPS; from the exons ATGGCCGCCTCGGCGGAGCGGGAAACGATGGCGGTTAACGGCGCTTTATTCCCGGCAGAGGGCTGTAAGGAGGCAGTGCGAGGGATCCTCAGAGCTTTGCAGCGCTGCGCCGGCCAG CCTCTTTTAGATAATCTTCAGTTCTTGGCAAATGGAAAAAGTGAGAGAAACGCTGAGCTGGAGGCAACAGGAGGCGGCCACCTCATTGAAGGCGCTATAGTCCCAGAAGGCCTAGCAGACATTGGAAATGTTATGTCAATAACTAGTCCAAATGACTCGGTGGACAGTGGCTTTGACGAACTTGCAGTGGTCCAGATAAAAGCAAAAAAATCAGAA ATCGACAGAAGAATATTGGCATTCATCGAGAGAAAGCAAGCCGAGATCAATGAAAACAATGTCCGGGAGTTCTGCAACGTTATTGATTGTAATCAAG AAAACAGCTGTGCCAGATCAGACGCCGTTTTTACTCCATACCCTGGATTCAAGAGTCATATAAAAG TCTCCAGAGTTGTGAATACATATGGACCTCAAACTAGAAATGAAGGCTCCAGCTCCAGAGTAAATCCTCTCCCCCATGACAGTGGGAATCAGGCTGTGGAAGAAAGACTTAAGAACATGGAATCTCACTTGCGGTTACAGACAG GTCCGGTGCCAAAAGACATTTACCAGAGAATTAAAAAGCTAGAAGACAAGATCTTGGAGTTAGAAGGCATTTCCCCCGAGTATTTTCAGTCTGCG AATGTTTCCAGAAAGAGAAAAAAACCGCAGAAGTCACAG AACTATTCCTTGGCAGAGCTTGACCAGAAGATTCATGCACTCAGACAGTCCCTCCTGCGGAAAACCAGTAGTGGGATGACGTCAGAAGCAAATGAAATGCCGTCATGA